A single window of Oncorhynchus keta strain PuntledgeMale-10-30-2019 chromosome 34, Oket_V2, whole genome shotgun sequence DNA harbors:
- the LOC127915277 gene encoding general transcriptional corepressor trfA-like isoform X42 — protein sequence MGSTWRENERERMSNVRRSWGTEDRTEREIKKERMSNVRRSWGTEDRTEREIKKERMSNVRRSWGTEDRTERESKKERMSNVRRSWGTEDRTERESKKERMSNVRRSWGTEDRTEREIKKERMSNVRRSWGTEDRTEREIKKERMSNVRRSWGTEDRTERESKKERMSNVRRSWGTEDRTERESKKERMSNVRRSWGTEDRTEREIKKERMSNVRRSWGTEDRTEREIKKERMSNVRRSWGTEDRTEREIKKERVSNVRRSWGTEDRTERENKKERLSNVRRSWGTEDRTEREIKKERMSNVRRSWGTEDRTEREIKKERMSNVRRSWGTEDRTEREIKKERMSNVRRSWGTEDRTEREIKKERMSNVRRSWGTEDRTEREIKKERMSNVRRSWGTEDRTEREIKKERMSNVRRSWGTEDRTEREIKKERMSNVRRSWGTEDRTERESKKERMSNVRRSWGTEDRTEREIKKERMSNVRRSWGTEDRTEREIKKERMSNVRRSWGTEDRTEREIKKERMSNVRRSWGTEDRTERESKKERMSNVRRSWGTEDRTEREIKKERMSNVRRSWGTEDRTEREIKKERMSNVRRSWGTEDRTEREIKKERMSNVRRSWGTEDRTEREIKKERMSNVRRSWGTEDRTERESKKERMSNVRRSWGTEDRTERESKKERMSNVRRSWGTEDRTERESKKERMSNVRRSWGTEDRTERESKKERMSNVRRSWGTEDRTERESKKERMSNVRRSWGTEDRTERESKKERVSNVRRSWGTEDRTERESKKERMSNVRRSWGTEDRTEREIKKERMSNVRRSWGTEDRTERESKKERMSNVRRSWGTEDRTERESKKERMSNVRRSWGTEDRTERESKKERMSNVRRSWGTEDRTERESKKERMSNVRRSWGTEDRTERESKKERMSNVRRSWATEDRTERESKKG from the exons ATGGGAAGCActtggagagagaatgagagggagaggatgagtaacgtgaggaggtcgtggggaacagaagacaggacagaaagagagattaaaaaggagaggatgagtaacgtgaggag GTCGTGGGGAAcagaagacaggacagaaagagagattaaaaaggagaggatgagtaacgtgaggaggtcgtggggaacagaagacaggacagaaagagagagtaaaaaggagaggatgagtaacgtgaggaggtcgtggggaacagaagacaggacagaaagagagagtaaaaaggagaggatgagtaacgtgaggag gtcgtggggaacagaagacaggacagaaagagagattaaaaaggagaggatgagtaacgtgaggaggtcgtggggaacagaagacaggacagaaagagagattaaaaaggagaggatgagtaacgtgaggaggtcgtggggaacagaagacaggacagaaagagagagtaaaaaggagaggatgagtaacgtgaggag gtcgtggggaacagaagacaggacagaaagagagagtaaaaaggagaggatgagtaacgtgaggag gtcgtggggaacagaagacaggacagaaagagagattaaaaaggagaggatgagtaacgtgaggag GTCGTGGGGAAcagaagacaggacagaaagagagattaaaaaggagaggatgagtaacgtgaggaggtcgtggggaacagaagacaggacagaaagagagattaaaAAGGAGAGGGTGAGTAACGTGAGGAGGTCGTGGGGAAcagaagacaggacagaaagagagaataaaAAGGAGAGGTTGAGTAACGTGAGGAGGTCGTGGGGGAcagaagacaggacagaaagagagattaaaaaggagaggatgagtaacgtgaggaggtcgtggggaacagaagacaggacagaaagagagattaaaaaggagaggatgagtaacgtgaggaggtcgtggggaacagaagacaggacagaaagagagattaaaaaggagaggatgagtaacgtgaggaggtcgtggggaacagaagacaggacagaaagagagattaaaaaggagaggatgagtaacgtgaggaggtcgtggggaacagaagacaggacagaaagagagattaaaaaggagaggatgagtaacgtgaggaggtcgtggggaacagaagacaggacagaaagagagattaaaaaggagaggatgagtaacgtgaggag gtcgtggggaacagaagacaggacagaaagagagattaaaaaggagaggatgagtaacgtgaggaggtcgtggggaacagaagacaggacagaaagagagagtaaaaaggagaggatgagtaacgtgaggaggtcgtggggaacagaagacaggacagaaagagagattaaaaaggagaggatgagtaacgtgaggaggtcgtggggaacagaagacaggacagaaagagagattaaaaaggagaggatgagtaacgtgaggaggtcgtggggaacagaagacaggacagaaagagagattaaaaaggagaggatgagtaacgtgaggaggtcgtggggaacagaagacaggacagaaagagagagtaaaaaggagaggatgagtaacgtgaggaggtcgtggggaacagaagacaggacagaaagagagattaaaaaggagaggatgagtaacgtgaggaggtcgtggggaacagaagacaggacagaaagagagattaaaaaggagaggatgagtaacgtgaggaggtcgtggggaacagaagacaggacagaaagagagattaaaaaggagaggatgagtaacgtgaggag gtcgtggggaacagaagacaggacagaaagagagattaaaaaggagaggatgagtaacgtgaggaggtcgtggggaacagaagacaggacagaaagagagagtaaaaaggagaggatgagtaacgtgaggaggtcgtggggaacagaagacaggacagaaagagagagtaaaaaggagaggatgagtaacgtgaggag gtcgtggggaacagaagacaggacagaaagagagagtaaaaaggagaggatgagtaacgtgaggaggtcgtgggggacagaagacaggacagaaagagagagtaaaaaggagaggatgagtaacgtgaggag gtcgtggggaacagaagacaggacagaaagagagagtaaaaaggagaggatgagtaacgtgaggaggtcgtggggaacagaagacaggacagaaagagagagtaaaaagGAGAGGGTGAGTAACGTGAGGAGGTCGTGGGGAAcagaagacaggacagaaagagagagtaaaaaggagaggatgagtaacgtgaggaggtcgtggggaacagaagacaggacagaaagagagattaaaaaggagaggatgagtaacgtgaggaggtcgtggggaacagaagacaggacagaaagagagagtaaaaaggagaggatgagtaacgtgaggaggtcgtggggaacagaagacaggacagaaagagagagtaaaaaggagaggatgagtaacgtgaggaggtcgtggggaacagaagacaggacagaaagagagagtaaaaaggagaggatgagtaacgtgaggaggtcgtggggaacagaagacaggacagaaagagagagtaaaaaggagaggatgagtaacgtgaggaggtcgtggggaacagaagacaggacagaaagagagagtaaaaaggagaggatgagtaacgtgaggaggtcgtgggcaacagaagacaggacagaaagagagagtaaaaagGGATAG
- the LOC127915277 gene encoding general transcriptional corepressor trfA-like isoform X39, whose protein sequence is MGSTWRENERERMSNVRRSWGTEDRTEREIKKERMSNVRRSWGTEDRTEREIKKERMSNVRRSWGTEDRTERESKKERMSNVRRSWGTEDRTERESKKERMSNVRRSWGTEDRTEREIKKERMSNVRRSWGTEDRTEREIKKERMSNVRRSWGTEDRTERESKKERMSNVRRSWGTEDRTERESKKERMSNVRRSWGTEDRTEREIKKERMSNVRRSWGTEDRTEREIKKERMSNVRRSWGTEDRTEREIKKERVSNVRRSWGTEDRTERENKKERLSNVRRSWGTEDRTEREIKKERMSNVRRSWGTEDRTEREIKKERMSNVRRSWGTEDRTEREIKKERMSNVRRSWGTEDRTEREIKKERMSNVRRSWGTEDRTEREIKKERMSNVRRSWGTEDRTEREIKKERMSNVRRSWGTEDRTEREIKKERMSNVRRSWGTEDRTERESKKERMSNVRRSWGTEDRTEREIKKERMSNVRRSWGTEDRTEREIKKERMSNVRRSWGTEDRTEREIKKERMSNVRRSWGTEDRTERESKKERMSNVRRSWGTEDRTEREIKKERMSNVRRSWGTEDRTEREIKKERMSNVRRSWGTEDRTEREIKKERMSNVRRSWGTEDRTERESKKERMSNVRRSWGTEDRTERESKKERMSNVRRSWGTEDRTERESKKERMSNVRRSWGTEDRTERESKKERMSNVRRSWGTEDRTERESKKERMSNVRRSWGTEDRTERESKKERMSNVRRSWGTEDRTERESKKERMSNVRRSWGTEDRTERESKKERVSNVRRSWGTEDRTERESKKERMSNVRRSWGTEDRTEREIKKERMSNVRRSWGTEDRTERESKKERMSNVRRSWGTEDRTERESKKERMSNVRRSWGTEDRTERESKKERMSNVRRSWGTEDRTERESKKERMSNVRRSWGTEDRTERESKKERMSNVRRSWATEDRTERESKKG, encoded by the exons ATGGGAAGCActtggagagagaatgagagggagaggatgagtaacgtgaggaggtcgtggggaacagaagacaggacagaaagagagattaaaaaggagaggatgagtaacgtgaggag GTCGTGGGGAAcagaagacaggacagaaagagagattaaaaaggagaggatgagtaacgtgaggaggtcgtggggaacagaagacaggacagaaagagagagtaaaaaggagaggatgagtaacgtgaggaggtcgtggggaacagaagacaggacagaaagagagagtaaaaaggagaggatgagtaacgtgaggag gtcgtggggaacagaagacaggacagaaagagagattaaaaaggagaggatgagtaacgtgaggaggtcgtggggaacagaagacaggacagaaagagagattaaaaaggagaggatgagtaacgtgaggaggtcgtggggaacagaagacaggacagaaagagagagtaaaaaggagaggatgagtaacgtgaggag gtcgtggggaacagaagacaggacagaaagagagagtaaaaaggagaggatgagtaacgtgaggag gtcgtggggaacagaagacaggacagaaagagagattaaaaaggagaggatgagtaacgtgaggag GTCGTGGGGAAcagaagacaggacagaaagagagattaaaaaggagaggatgagtaacgtgaggaggtcgtggggaacagaagacaggacagaaagagagattaaaAAGGAGAGGGTGAGTAACGTGAGGAGGTCGTGGGGAAcagaagacaggacagaaagagagaataaaAAGGAGAGGTTGAGTAACGTGAGGAGGTCGTGGGGGAcagaagacaggacagaaagagagattaaaaaggagaggatgagtaacgtgaggaggtcgtggggaacagaagacaggacagaaagagagattaaaaaggagaggatgagtaacgtgaggaggtcgtggggaacagaagacaggacagaaagagagattaaaaaggagaggatgagtaacgtgaggaggtcgtggggaacagaagacaggacagaaagagagattaaaaaggagaggatgagtaacgtgaggaggtcgtggggaacagaagacaggacagaaagagagattaaaaaggagaggatgagtaacgtgaggaggtcgtggggaacagaagacaggacagaaagagagattaaaaaggagaggatgagtaacgtgaggag gtcgtggggaacagaagacaggacagaaagagagattaaaaaggagaggatgagtaacgtgaggaggtcgtggggaacagaagacaggacagaaagagagagtaaaaaggagaggatgagtaacgtgaggaggtcgtggggaacagaagacaggacagaaagagagattaaaaaggagaggatgagtaacgtgaggaggtcgtggggaacagaagacaggacagaaagagagattaaaaaggagaggatgagtaacgtgaggaggtcgtggggaacagaagacaggacagaaagagagattaaaaaggagaggatgagtaacgtgaggaggtcgtggggaacagaagacaggacagaaagagagagtaaaaaggagaggatgagtaacgtgaggaggtcgtggggaacagaagacaggacagaaagagagattaaaaaggagaggatgagtaacgtgaggaggtcgtggggaacagaagacaggacagaaagagagattaaaaaggagaggatgagtaacgtgaggaggtcgtggggaacagaagacaggacagaaagagagattaaaaaggagaggatgagtaacgtgaggaggtcgtggggaacagaagacaggacagaaagagagagtaaaaaggagaggatgagtaacgtgaggaggtcgtggggaacagaagacaggacagaaagagagagtaaaaaggagaggatgagtaacgtgaggag gtcgtggggaacagaagacaggacagaaagagagagtaaaaaggagaggatgagtaacgtgaggaggtcgtggggaacagaagacaggacagaaagagagagtaaaaaggagaggatgagtaacgtgaggag gtcgtggggaacagaagacaggacagaaagagagagtaaaaaggagaggatgagtaacgtgaggaggtcgtgggggacagaagacaggacagaaagagagagtaaaaaggagaggatgagtaacgtgaggag gtcgtggggaacagaagacaggacagaaagagagagtaaaaaggagaggatgagtaacgtgaggaggtcgtggggaacagaagacaggacagaaagagagagtaaaaagGAGAGGGTGAGTAACGTGAGGAGGTCGTGGGGAAcagaagacaggacagaaagagagagtaaaaaggagaggatgagtaacgtgaggaggtcgtggggaacagaagacaggacagaaagagagattaaaaaggagaggatgagtaacgtgaggaggtcgtggggaacagaagacaggacagaaagagagagtaaaaaggagaggatgagtaacgtgaggaggtcgtggggaacagaagacaggacagaaagagagagtaaaaaggagaggatgagtaacgtgaggaggtcgtggggaacagaagacaggacagaaagagagagtaaaaaggagaggatgagtaacgtgaggaggtcgtggggaacagaagacaggacagaaagagagagtaaaaaggagaggatgagtaacgtgaggaggtcgtggggaacagaagacaggacagaaagagagagtaaaaaggagaggatgagtaacgtgaggaggtcgtgggcaacagaagacaggacagaaagagagagtaaaaagGGATAG
- the LOC127915277 gene encoding general transcriptional corepressor trfA-like isoform X27: protein MGSTWRENERERMSNVRRSWGTEDRTEREIKKERMSNVRRSWGTEDRTEREIKKERMSNVRRSWGTEDRTERESKKERMSNVRRSWGTEDRTERESKKERMSNVRRSWGTEDRTEREIKKERMSNVRRSWGTEDRTEREIKKERMSNVRRSWGTEDRTERESKKERMSNVRRSWGTEDRTERESKKERMSNVRRSWGTEDRTEREIKKERMSNVRRSWGTEDRTEREIKKERMSNVRRSWGTEDRTEREIKKERVSNVRRSWGTEDRTERENKKERLSNVRRSWGTEDRTEREIKKERMSNVRRSWGTEDRTEREIKKERMSNVRRSWGTEDRTEREIKKERMSNVRRSWGTEDRTEREIKKERMSNVRRSWGTEDRTEREIKKERMSNVRRSWGTEDRTEREIKKERMSNVRRSWGTEDRTEREIKKERMSNVRRSWGTEDRTERESKKERMSNVRRSWGTEDRTEREIKKERMSNVRRSWGTEDRTEREIKKERMSNVRRSWGTEDRTEREIKKERMSNVRRSWGTEDRTERESKKERMSNVRRSWGTEDRTEREIKKERMSNVRRSWGTEDRTEREIKKERMSNVRRSWGTEDRTEREIKKERMSNVRRSWGTEDRTERESKKERMSNVRRSWGTEDRTERESKKERMSNVRRSWGTEDRTERESKKERMSNVRRSWGTEDRTEREIKKERMSNVRRSWGTEDRTERESKKERMSNVRRSWGTEDRTERESKKERMSNVRRSWGTEDRTERESKKERMSNVRRSWGTEDRTERESKKERMSNVRRSWGTEDRTERESKKERMSNVRRSWGTEDRTERESKKERMSNVRRSWGTEDRTERESKKERVSNVRRSWGTEDRTERESKKERMSNVRRSWGTEDRTEREIKKERMSNVRRSWGTEDRTERESKKERMSNVRRSWGTEDRTERESKKERMSNVRRSWGTEDRTERESKKERMSNVRRSWGTEDRTERESKKERMSNVRRSWGTEDRTERESKKERMSNVRRSWATEDRTERESKKG, encoded by the exons ATGGGAAGCActtggagagagaatgagagggagaggatgagtaacgtgaggaggtcgtggggaacagaagacaggacagaaagagagattaaaaaggagaggatgagtaacgtgaggag GTCGTGGGGAAcagaagacaggacagaaagagagattaaaaaggagaggatgagtaacgtgaggaggtcgtggggaacagaagacaggacagaaagagagagtaaaaaggagaggatgagtaacgtgaggaggtcgtggggaacagaagacaggacagaaagagagagtaaaaaggagaggatgagtaacgtgaggag gtcgtggggaacagaagacaggacagaaagagagattaaaaaggagaggatgagtaacgtgaggaggtcgtggggaacagaagacaggacagaaagagagattaaaaaggagaggatgagtaacgtgaggaggtcgtggggaacagaagacaggacagaaagagagagtaaaaaggagaggatgagtaacgtgaggag gtcgtggggaacagaagacaggacagaaagagagagtaaaaaggagaggatgagtaacgtgaggag gtcgtggggaacagaagacaggacagaaagagagattaaaaaggagaggatgagtaacgtgaggag GTCGTGGGGAAcagaagacaggacagaaagagagattaaaaaggagaggatgagtaacgtgaggaggtcgtggggaacagaagacaggacagaaagagagattaaaAAGGAGAGGGTGAGTAACGTGAGGAGGTCGTGGGGAAcagaagacaggacagaaagagagaataaaAAGGAGAGGTTGAGTAACGTGAGGAGGTCGTGGGGGAcagaagacaggacagaaagagagattaaaaaggagaggatgagtaacgtgaggaggtcgtggggaacagaagacaggacagaaagagagattaaaaaggagaggatgagtaacgtgaggaggtcgtggggaacagaagacaggacagaaagagagattaaaaaggagaggatgagtaacgtgaggaggtcgtggggaacagaagacaggacagaaagagagattaaaaaggagaggatgagtaacgtgaggaggtcgtggggaacagaagacaggacagaaagagagattaaaaaggagaggatgagtaacgtgaggaggtcgtggggaacagaagacaggacagaaagagagattaaaaaggagaggatgagtaacgtgaggag gtcgtggggaacagaagacaggacagaaagagagattaaaaaggagaggatgagtaacgtgaggaggtcgtggggaacagaagacaggacagaaagagagagtaaaaaggagaggatgagtaacgtgaggaggtcgtggggaacagaagacaggacagaaagagagattaaaaaggagaggatgagtaacgtgaggaggtcgtggggaacagaagacaggacagaaagagagattaaaaaggagaggatgagtaacgtgaggaggtcgtggggaacagaagacaggacagaaagagagattaaaaaggagaggatgagtaacgtgaggaggtcgtggggaacagaagacaggacagaaagagagagtaaaaaggagaggatgagtaacgtgaggaggtcgtggggaacagaagacaggacagaaagagagattaaaaaggagaggatgagtaacgtgaggaggtcgtggggaacagaagacaggacagaaagagagattaaaaaggagaggatgagtaacgtgaggaggtcgtggggaacagaagacaggacagaaagagagattaaaaaggagaggatgagtaacgtgaggaggtcgtggggaacagaagacaggacagaaagagagagtaaaaaggagaggatgagtaacgtgaggaggtcgtggggaacagaagacaggacagaaagagagagtaaaaaggagaggatgagtaacgtgaggaggtcgtgggggacagaagacaggacagaaagagagagtaaaaaggagaggatgagtaacgtgaggaggtcgtggggaacagaagacaggacagaaagagagattaaaaaggagaggatgagtaacgtgaggaggtcgtggggaacagaagacaggacagaaagagagagtaaaaaggagaggatgagtaacgtgaggag gtcgtggggaacagaagacaggacagaaagagagagtaaaaaggagaggatgagtaacgtgaggaggtcgtggggaacagaagacaggacagaaagagagagtaaaaaggagaggatgagtaacgtgaggag gtcgtggggaacagaagacaggacagaaagagagagtaaaaaggagaggatgagtaacgtgaggaggtcgtgggggacagaagacaggacagaaagagagagtaaaaaggagaggatgagtaacgtgaggag gtcgtggggaacagaagacaggacagaaagagagagtaaaaaggagaggatgagtaacgtgaggaggtcgtggggaacagaagacaggacagaaagagagagtaaaaagGAGAGGGTGAGTAACGTGAGGAGGTCGTGGGGAAcagaagacaggacagaaagagagagtaaaaaggagaggatgagtaacgtgaggaggtcgtggggaacagaagacaggacagaaagagagattaaaaaggagaggatgagtaacgtgaggaggtcgtggggaacagaagacaggacagaaagagagagtaaaaaggagaggatgagtaacgtgaggaggtcgtggggaacagaagacaggacagaaagagagagtaaaaaggagaggatgagtaacgtgaggaggtcgtggggaacagaagacaggacagaaagagagagtaaaaaggagaggatgagtaacgtgaggaggtcgtggggaacagaagacaggacagaaagagagagtaaaaaggagaggatgagtaacgtgaggaggtcgtggggaacagaagacaggacagaaagagagagtaaaaaggagaggatgagtaacgtgaggaggtcgtgggcaacagaagacaggacagaaagagagagtaaaaagGGATAG